Part of the Polyangiaceae bacterium genome is shown below.
ATGCGCATTGCGCGCACATTGGTGCGCGCGACGTGGGAGCGTGGTTTTTCGGGCGCGATGCGGGCAAAGCTGCGACGTCGCTTTTGCATGCGATGGGCAAGCTCGTCGGAAGCAAAGGCACTGAATTCATGCCTTTTGGCAAAGACTTCGGCACGATCTCCACGCTCACGGCACGCCTCGACGAACCCGCGTTTTTTGCACTCGTTTACCAAGACGGCGCTCGTACGAGCAATCGGGACGGCATATTCGTCACGTTCCCTTTTGCCAATCCCGTCAATGCGCCACAAGCGAGCAAACGAGTGGCCACGGAGCTCGGGTTATGAACGACGTCAAAACCGAATTGTTCGTTGGTACGCATGAGTTTCGGTTTGTCCCGCCGGATCAAATTCACTTCGTCATGCGGGGCGAGTTCAAGGGAGCTCATGTCGACCCTTATTTCGATTTCGTCTTTTCACATGGCGAAAGCACCGGTGGCCTGCTCTATAGCGTCTACGACTTGAGCGAGTTTACTCGGGCCACAGAAAGTGGGCGCAAACGTGTCATCAATCCTGGCCGCCTGTACCCCTACGCGGCGCTCGCCGTCATTGGCGCGAGCTTTTCTACGCGCACCGTGGCGAAGATGATCCTCAGGGCAGGCAAGCTCGTGGCGCCGAAGCACTTCAACTTTCCCATCAAGTTCGTTTCGACGATGGATGACGCGCAAGCGTGGTTCGACGAGCTGCGAAGGAAGCGCGCCTAAACCGGTTCCACCGCGGGCCGCGGGCTGATTGCGGCTTTCTCTTCGGCTTCACTGCCGTCGCTGGTGCTTTCGGCTTTTTCCTCGTTGCTACCCGGCACCGCTCGCCATTCGTCCTTTTCCACCTTGCCGTCCACCACGGTCACCATGCGCGGCATCGATGCGGCAAACGTCGGATTGTGCGTCACGACGACGATGGTCGTGCCGTGCTTCTGGTTTACTGCGAAAAACAGGTCGTGCATGGCCACGGACGTCGCCGAATCCAAGTTTCCCGTCGGTTCGTCCGCCAATAACAGCTTGGGTGACAGCACGAGCGCCCTTGCGAGCGCCACGCGTTGCTGCTCGCCGCCCGACAATTCCCCCGGCCTGTGCGTCACGCGGTGCTTCAGCCCGACTTCTTCCAAGAGCCGCGTCGCCGGTCCTTCCATTTCTCGCCGACTCTTGCCTTGAATCAAACCCGGCATCATCACGTTTTCGAGCGCATTGAATTCGGGCAGCAAGTGGTGGAACTGAAAGACGAACCCAATCATGCGATTGCGGATTTGTGCGAGCCTCGCGCTCGGTAGTCCCACGAGCTCTTCCTGGCCCAAACGAAGATTGCCGCTCGAGGGCAAATCCAGCGTCCCGATGCAATGAAGCAACGTGCTCTTGCCAGCGCCCGAAGGCCCGACAATGGCTACGATTTCTCCCTGGTTGATCACCAAATCGATGCCGCGAAGCACATCCAGCTTGCGACCCAGGTGCACGAACGACTTGTGCAGTTTTTCAATGACGACGAGCGGCTCGGCCATGACGCTTACTCGTAACGGAGCCCGTCGACAGGCGACAACTTGGACGCCGCACGAGCCGGGTAGATGGTGGCAATGCTGCAAATGAGGAACGCCGCAAGCGCGACGATCGCGTAATCGGCCCCGTTCACGGTCACGGGTAGCCGATCGATGTAGTACACTTCCGGATCCAGTCGGACGCCAAATCGTCCCAGACCCGTACACGCAGCCAGCGCCGTTGCGACGCCGAACACGGTGCCAATGCCGCCGATGATGACGCCCTCGAGCATGAAGATGCGCATGATCGCGCCATCCGATGCGCCGAGTGCTTTCAGAATGGCAATCTCTTTGCCTTTCTCCGTCACCATGAGCAACAGCGTGCACACGATGCAGAAGCTCGCGACCGCAATCGCAATCGATAGAATGATGAACGTCGCGATTTTTTCGAGCTTGAGCGCGCTGAACAAGTTCTTGTTCATTTCGATCCAGTCGCGCACCCGCAGCGGATCACCTTTTGCCGTCTTGAAATCCGCAGCCGCCGTTTTCACCGTCGGCGTCACGTCCGCCACGTGTTCTGGATCCGGTACGCGAATG
Proteins encoded:
- a CDS encoding ABC transporter ATP-binding protein, with the protein product MAEPLVVIEKLHKSFVHLGRKLDVLRGIDLVINQGEIVAIVGPSGAGKSTLLHCIGTLDLPSSGNLRLGQEELVGLPSARLAQIRNRMIGFVFQFHHLLPEFNALENVMMPGLIQGKSRREMEGPATRLLEEVGLKHRVTHRPGELSGGEQQRVALARALVLSPKLLLADEPTGNLDSATSVAMHDLFFAVNQKHGTTIVVVTHNPTFAASMPRMVTVVDGKVEKDEWRAVPGSNEEKAESTSDGSEAEEKAAISPRPAVEPV